In Vicingaceae bacterium, the following proteins share a genomic window:
- the rpmI gene encoding 50S ribosomal protein L35, whose protein sequence is MPKMKTNSSAKKRFKITGTGKIMRKHAYKRHILTKKETKRKRALTRPALVHPADLDNIKFLLCK, encoded by the coding sequence ATGCCAAAAATGAAAACAAATTCCAGTGCCAAAAAGCGATTTAAAATTACAGGCACAGGTAAAATCATGCGGAAACATGCCTATAAAAGACATATTTTGACAAAAAAAGAAACAAAACGGAAAAGGGCTTTAACGCGTCCTGCGTTGGTTCACCCTGCCGATTTGGATAATATTAAATTTTTACTCTGCAAGTAG
- a CDS encoding acetyltransferase has product MLKKVESENDIQLLIKLADEIWHKYYPSIIGKNQVEYMLKKFYDAWYIFDRINKGEENYFLIEDNEHYVGFVSFSEPFETYFIHKFYLHPDLHGTGIATKTLKKLFDDHFKNKNKPVRLTVNRQNIRAINFYFKMGFIIEKVADFDIGNGFFMNDFVMVHRRC; this is encoded by the coding sequence ATGTTAAAGAAAGTTGAGTCAGAAAATGATATTCAATTGTTGATCAAGCTGGCTGATGAAATTTGGCATAAGTATTATCCTTCCATCATTGGAAAAAATCAAGTGGAATACATGTTGAAAAAATTTTATGACGCCTGGTATATTTTCGACAGGATCAACAAAGGAGAGGAAAATTATTTTTTGATTGAAGATAATGAACACTACGTCGGATTTGTTTCATTTAGCGAACCATTCGAAACATATTTTATACACAAATTTTATTTACATCCTGATTTACATGGAACAGGAATAGCAACTAAAACTTTGAAAAAATTGTTTGATGACCATTTTAAAAATAAAAATAAACCGGTGAGATTAACAGTTAACAGACAGAACATCAGAGCCATTAATTTTTATTTCAAAATGGGATTTATTATTGAGAAGGTGGCAGATTTTGACATAGGAAACGGATTTTTTATGAATGATTTTGTGATGGTTCACCGAAGATGCTAA
- the rplT gene encoding 50S ribosomal protein L20, producing MPRSSNLVAAKKRRKKILKQAKGYFGRRKNVYTVAKNAVERGLQFAYSGRKQKKRVYRSIWIQRINAAARENGLSYSQFMGLVHKKGIKLNRKALADLAYHNPEAFKAIVDQVKA from the coding sequence ATGCCAAGATCAAGTAATTTAGTTGCAGCCAAAAAGAGACGCAAAAAAATCCTTAAACAAGCCAAAGGATATTTTGGCCGTAGAAAAAATGTTTACACCGTCGCAAAAAACGCGGTCGAAAGAGGATTGCAATTTGCTTATTCCGGACGTAAGCAAAAAAAACGTGTTTACAGAAGCATTTGGATTCAAAGAATTAATGCAGCTGCAAGAGAAAATGGATTGAGTTATTCTCAATTTATGGGATTAGTGCACAAAAAAGGAATCAAACTCAACCGCAAAGCTCTCGCCGACCTTGCTTACCACAATCCGGAAGCATTCAAAGCAATTGTTGATCAAGTAAAAGCCTAA
- the infC gene encoding translation initiation factor IF-3 — MAINRKKQFQRKNEPQHRINEMIKAPQVRVVGEGIENQILPIAEALKLAEEKELDLVEIAPQANPPVCKIIDYSKFLYEQKKKQKEIKAKTVKVVVKEIRFGPHTDEHDFQFKLKHAIGFLKSGAKVKAYVFFKGRTIVFKDQGYELLQRFIQELEEYAVVESPPKMEGKKMITILAPKKQK; from the coding sequence ATGGCAATCAATAGAAAAAAACAATTTCAAAGAAAAAATGAACCGCAACACCGTATCAATGAGATGATCAAAGCTCCACAAGTGCGTGTTGTAGGTGAAGGCATTGAAAATCAAATTTTACCTATCGCCGAAGCCCTGAAGTTGGCCGAAGAAAAAGAATTGGATCTGGTAGAAATAGCACCACAGGCCAATCCTCCTGTTTGTAAAATCATTGATTACAGCAAATTTCTTTATGAGCAAAAGAAAAAACAGAAAGAAATTAAAGCGAAAACCGTAAAAGTGGTAGTTAAAGAAATTCGCTTCGGTCCTCATACAGATGAACACGATTTTCAATTCAAACTCAAACACGCCATTGGCTTCTTGAAAAGTGGAGCTAAAGTGAAGGCCTATGTATTTTTTAAAGGCCGTACAATTGTTTTTAAGGATCAGGGATACGAATTGCTGCAAAGATTCATTCAGGAACTTGAAGAATATGCCGTAGTTGAAAGTCCGCCCAAAATGGAAGGTAAAAAAATGATAACGATCCTGGCACCAAAAAAACAAAAATAA